The following proteins are co-located in the Flectobacillus major DSM 103 genome:
- a CDS encoding polysaccharide deacetylase family protein, which produces MKTHIIIVWVILTLSQCTTNNTSHTAQQAGIALSFDDRFIEEWFQLRPLLLQYHTKATFYITQPDSLSPREIMLLKILEKDGHEIGCHGAQHIRSLPFVWQNSLAEYMQVEIFPALATMKKQGFSPITFAHPGGSQFWWIDLALLKHFVLLRDVSLKERKLYGFSYHRNIEQINEIYYDFKGQKRVEALLIDESNQLTWQELRWALVKAQKTNTALMLFGHRPLSASNRLGTDYGFDIKRLEQILAESAKLGLKSYTMAELVQP; this is translated from the coding sequence ATGAAAACACATATTATTATAGTTTGGGTTATCCTAACACTGTCGCAATGTACGACAAACAATACCTCACATACAGCCCAGCAAGCAGGCATAGCCTTGTCGTTTGATGATAGATTTATTGAAGAATGGTTTCAATTACGGCCTTTGTTGTTGCAATACCATACCAAAGCTACCTTTTATATTACTCAGCCCGACAGCCTTAGTCCTAGAGAAATAATGCTTCTCAAGATTTTAGAAAAAGATGGCCATGAAATAGGCTGTCATGGGGCTCAGCATATTCGTTCACTACCATTTGTTTGGCAAAACTCACTGGCCGAGTATATGCAAGTTGAAATTTTTCCAGCATTAGCTACTATGAAAAAGCAAGGCTTTTCACCTATTACCTTTGCCCACCCAGGCGGTTCTCAATTTTGGTGGATAGACCTTGCTCTACTCAAGCATTTTGTATTATTACGAGATGTTTCGCTCAAAGAACGTAAGCTTTACGGTTTTAGTTACCACCGAAATATTGAACAGATAAACGAAATTTATTACGATTTTAAGGGACAAAAACGAGTTGAGGCTCTATTAATCGACGAGAGTAATCAGCTAACTTGGCAGGAGCTTCGATGGGCGTTGGTCAAAGCCCAAAAAACCAACACAGCCCTGATGCTATTTGGCCACCGCCCCCTATCAGCTAGCAACCGCCTAGGCACCGATTATGGTTTTGACATAAAAAGATTAGAACAAATATTAGCAGAAAGTGCTAAATTAGGTCTGAAATCTTATACAATGGCAGAATTAGTACAACCATGA
- the pgeF gene encoding peptidoglycan editing factor PgeF encodes MFKRPEIFQQFTNLVVAESTRHGGFSEKPYTSLNLGLYSGDSKETVLKNRRQFYQALGIGERRVAHSYQTHSDEIVVVTRGKAYQGYDALITARKGVFISVTVADCTPILIFDPVQQAVGAVHAGWRGTVKQIVAKTIQKMQSEFKTNPADCFAYVGTCIDECSFEVGLEVADEFMPEFKRFDAEKQKFFIDLKKANFVQLLNCGLPENQIEISEFSTILHNEDYFSFRKERGKTGRFAALIGMKLEE; translated from the coding sequence ATGTTCAAACGACCTGAAATTTTTCAGCAATTTACTAATTTAGTGGTTGCTGAAAGTACCCGTCATGGGGGATTTAGTGAAAAACCCTATACCTCTCTGAACTTAGGGTTGTATAGTGGAGATAGTAAAGAAACCGTCTTGAAAAATCGTCGTCAATTCTATCAAGCATTAGGTATTGGCGAGCGGCGTGTTGCCCATTCGTACCAAACACACAGCGATGAAATAGTGGTGGTAACACGTGGTAAGGCATATCAAGGTTATGATGCCTTGATTACAGCTCGAAAAGGGGTTTTTATTAGTGTAACCGTGGCCGATTGCACACCCATTTTGATTTTTGACCCTGTTCAGCAAGCTGTAGGGGCAGTACATGCAGGATGGCGAGGTACGGTAAAACAAATCGTTGCAAAAACGATTCAAAAAATGCAATCGGAATTTAAGACTAATCCTGCAGATTGTTTTGCTTATGTGGGTACTTGTATCGACGAGTGTTCTTTTGAGGTAGGATTAGAAGTAGCCGATGAGTTTATGCCTGAGTTTAAAAGATTTGATGCCGAAAAGCAAAAATTCTTTATAGATTTAAAAAAAGCCAACTTTGTACAATTATTAAACTGTGGTTTGCCCGAAAACCAAATTGAAATTTCGGAGTTTTCAACGATATTACACAATGAAGATTATTTCTCTTTCAGAAAAGAGAGAGGCAAAACAGGAAGATTTGCGGCATTGATAGGAATGAAATTAGAAGAGTAA
- a CDS encoding outer membrane beta-barrel family protein, with the protein MKRLLLIITLATCGFGYESLAQVKGKISGQVTDNNNKIVEFPTATLLKAKDSTLVKGALGDLNGIFEFENVNKGEYIVSISQLGYKKYYSPKIAISETNLQINLKNIQVFEETKQLNEVVVTAQKPFIERQVDKTVVNVENSIVASGSTALEVLERSPNVMVDKDGNITLKGKQGVKVMIDGKISYLTGQDLSNFLRNMSAEQLSQIEIMTNPSSKYDAAGTAGIINIKMKKNVNMGLNGSANVGVGHGKHLRENAGLNLNYRNGKINLFGNYNWNERRQENTNDILRNFKEQGEIYRAQSLRVSKSYNHSLKAGADYFINDKTTIGVLINGSIGRWGADSAVTTTTKMINNQVVQTIPTSNRASNPWKNISTNFNLKHTFDSTGRELTLDLDYAYYNDRTDNNYITQYFSGATLGNKFRSDSLLTNKSLSGINQYSFRLDYTLPVSKNTKWGMGLKASYVITDNDLKFFEQKEDSKELSLLAKNSNNFVYRENINAGYLNYQTKIKKFSFQLGLRGEWTIADGKSAGYASAKDSTFKRDYFKLFPSAFVQYEANKNNTFGITYSRRIDRPGYDQLNPFVFFLDPYTYEVGNPYLRPQLTNSFELTHSFKGILSTTINYSHTVDVMSELLKQNNETRTTFQTMDNLATQDNLGITLSAPIPITKWWMSVNEFNLSYAKITGQIQNANILPEATNYYFNSNNTFSLPNNYKIEFGGWYSSGGLWSIFRISPQGAVNFGIQKTLLDKKATLKLNVQDIFFTNKATASTQYGSVDIKAANTWDSRQVRLTFSYRFGNSKVAAARGRSTGLDEEKSRVKNGGN; encoded by the coding sequence ATGAAACGATTATTACTTATCATCACATTGGCAACTTGTGGATTCGGCTACGAGAGTTTGGCACAAGTAAAAGGTAAAATTTCAGGTCAAGTTACCGATAATAACAATAAAATTGTTGAGTTTCCGACGGCCACCCTGCTGAAAGCCAAAGATAGCACTTTGGTAAAAGGAGCATTGGGCGACCTCAATGGGATATTTGAATTTGAGAATGTAAACAAAGGCGAATACATTGTAAGTATTAGCCAATTGGGATACAAAAAATACTATTCACCTAAGATCGCCATCAGCGAAACCAATCTTCAAATAAATCTAAAAAATATTCAGGTGTTTGAAGAAACCAAACAACTCAATGAAGTAGTAGTAACTGCCCAAAAGCCTTTTATTGAACGCCAAGTAGACAAAACGGTAGTAAATGTCGAAAACAGCATCGTTGCGTCGGGTTCTACGGCATTGGAAGTACTCGAACGCTCACCCAATGTAATGGTTGATAAAGACGGAAACATTACCTTGAAAGGCAAACAGGGTGTAAAAGTGATGATTGACGGTAAAATTTCGTACTTAACAGGCCAAGATTTAAGCAACTTCCTCCGCAATATGTCGGCAGAACAGTTGTCTCAAATCGAAATTATGACCAATCCTTCTTCAAAATACGATGCCGCTGGTACTGCGGGTATTATCAATATCAAAATGAAGAAAAATGTTAATATGGGGCTAAATGGCTCGGCAAACGTTGGGGTTGGGCATGGCAAACACCTAAGAGAAAACGCTGGCCTAAACCTTAATTACCGCAATGGCAAAATTAACCTTTTTGGTAATTATAACTGGAACGAAAGAAGACAAGAAAATACCAACGATATTCTACGTAATTTCAAAGAACAAGGTGAAATATACCGTGCCCAAAGCTTGCGCGTTAGTAAAAGTTATAATCATTCGCTAAAGGCTGGTGCTGATTATTTTATCAATGACAAAACTACTATTGGAGTGTTGATTAATGGCTCTATTGGCCGATGGGGAGCCGATTCGGCCGTAACTACCACTACCAAAATGATTAATAATCAGGTGGTTCAAACTATCCCAACATCTAATAGAGCGAGCAACCCTTGGAAGAATATTTCAACCAATTTTAACCTCAAACATACATTCGATTCGACAGGACGTGAACTTACCCTCGACTTGGACTATGCCTATTACAATGACAGAACCGACAATAACTATATAACTCAATATTTTTCAGGAGCAACATTAGGCAACAAGTTTCGCTCGGATTCGCTCCTAACCAACAAATCATTGTCGGGTATTAATCAATATTCATTTAGATTAGATTACACTTTGCCTGTTTCAAAAAATACTAAATGGGGAATGGGACTCAAAGCTAGCTATGTAATAACAGACAATGACTTGAAATTTTTTGAGCAAAAAGAAGATTCTAAAGAGCTAAGTCTTCTTGCCAAAAACAGCAACAACTTTGTATATCGTGAAAATATCAATGCAGGATACCTAAACTACCAAACCAAAATCAAGAAGTTTAGCTTTCAGTTAGGGTTACGTGGAGAATGGACTATTGCAGATGGAAAGTCGGCAGGATATGCTTCGGCCAAAGACTCTACTTTTAAAAGAGATTATTTCAAATTGTTCCCAAGTGCATTTGTACAATACGAAGCCAACAAAAACAACACATTTGGCATAACCTATAGCCGTAGAATTGACCGCCCTGGCTATGACCAACTAAACCCGTTTGTATTCTTCTTGGACCCGTATACTTACGAAGTAGGTAATCCGTATCTAAGACCACAGTTAACCAATTCATTTGAATTGACCCACTCGTTCAAAGGAATTCTTTCTACCACTATCAACTATAGCCATACTGTAGATGTAATGTCGGAATTGTTGAAACAAAATAACGAAACCCGTACAACCTTCCAAACGATGGACAACTTGGCAACACAAGATAACTTAGGAATTACCCTTTCGGCTCCTATTCCTATAACCAAATGGTGGATGAGTGTGAATGAATTTAATTTGAGCTATGCCAAAATCACTGGTCAAATTCAAAATGCCAATATATTGCCAGAAGCAACCAACTATTATTTCAATTCTAACAACACATTTTCTCTACCAAACAATTACAAAATTGAGTTTGGAGGTTGGTATAGTTCGGGCGGTTTGTGGAGTATTTTTAGAATAAGCCCACAAGGAGCTGTTAACTTTGGTATTCAAAAAACGCTTTTAGACAAAAAGGCTACCCTAAAATTAAACGTACAAGATATTTTCTTTACCAACAAAGCTACAGCTTCTACTCAGTATGGTTCTGTTGATATTAAAGCCGCTAATACTTGGGACAGCCGTCAGGTACGTTTAACATTCAGTTATAGATTTGGTAACTCGAAAGTGGCTGCTGCCAGAGGACGCTCGACTGGATTGGATGAAGAAAAAAGCCGTGTGAAAAACGGAGGAAACTAA
- a CDS encoding type III pantothenate kinase, protein MLLAIDIGNTDIVFGVFDNQQWIHQFRINSSFSVRSQDYEAQLRLLFLENSLKISDISQAIISCVVPDLRVVIKDMVNEMFGIQPILVGPEMYSILNMEILSPYEIGTDLVCNATYAYYTYRQTCLVVDFGTALTYTVVSGEGKILGVSIAPGLKTAVKSLFSNTAQLPEVPLKMPDSAIGKNTVHAIQAGVLWGYVGMVREMIHQIKLEVGQECKVLATGGLSSILTPLRAEFDEVDKSLTLNGLKIIADLYQ, encoded by the coding sequence ATGCTACTAGCCATTGACATCGGCAATACTGATATTGTATTTGGCGTTTTTGATAACCAACAATGGATTCATCAATTTCGTATTAATTCCTCATTTTCTGTGCGTTCGCAAGACTATGAGGCTCAGCTAAGGCTATTATTTTTAGAAAACTCGCTCAAAATTAGCGATATTTCACAGGCTATCATTAGCTGTGTTGTTCCTGATTTAAGGGTGGTAATCAAAGATATGGTCAACGAAATGTTTGGTATTCAACCCATTTTGGTAGGGCCAGAGATGTACAGTATCCTCAATATGGAAATTTTGAGCCCTTACGAAATAGGCACAGACCTAGTATGTAATGCTACTTATGCTTATTATACTTATCGACAAACATGTCTGGTTGTAGATTTTGGCACAGCCTTGACTTACACCGTTGTGTCGGGCGAGGGCAAGATTTTGGGAGTATCCATTGCTCCTGGCCTCAAAACAGCCGTAAAATCACTGTTCTCGAATACAGCTCAACTTCCTGAAGTTCCCCTAAAAATGCCAGATTCGGCTATTGGCAAAAATACAGTACATGCTATTCAGGCGGGGGTGTTGTGGGGATACGTTGGTATGGTTCGTGAAATGATTCATCAAATCAAATTAGAAGTTGGACAAGAATGTAAGGTACTTGCTACGGGCGGTTTGTCGTCGATTCTTACGCCATTACGTGCCGAATTTGACGAGGTTGACAAATCATTAACTCTTAATGGCCTCAAAATTATTGCAGATTTATATCAATAG
- the nadE gene encoding NAD(+) synthase codes for MNLIKVAAGVVNQTPLAWESNKQNIIGCIEEAKNQDISILCLPELCITGYGCEDMFYANGTCETAIDMLEDIVDHTAGIMVAVGLPIRINNRVYNAACLIANKQIRGFACKKTLANNGIHYETRWFQPWPENERTELAIGEFSYPVGDLVFEADGIKIGFEICEDAWIANRPGRALYLQGVDIILNPTASHFAFFKTQTRERLVQDGSRAFGVAYIYANLLGNEAGRAIFDGDAMIAQAGEMLVSGTRFSYKDFYLTPAVIDIEKLRLEQTQNRLTFSSSNKKVSFLFDFPAIKPVRNIYALEHWEAKGFQKEEEMARAIALALFDYLRKSKSSGWVISLSGGADSSAITALCFLAIELGVAELGIDGFKQKLSHIKKIQDCTSVAELSKALITNIYQGTENSSDDTRYSASSLAESLNTTYYDININGLVETYKGLIQEAIGRQLAWETDDLALQNIQARVRAPSAWLLANINNALLLATSNRSEAAVGYATMDGDTAGSISPIAGIDKHFLRHWLRWLENTGLDGQLKVAGLHAMNNLQPTAELRPLASKQVDEEDLMPYDLLNAIETAAFRDKKSPKDCLILMELEFDNIYSKDKLVQSIERFFRLWSRNQWKRERYAPSFHVDDRNLDPRSWLRFPILSGGFEKELAEMHDYVNNVKTRSRRRRIGF; via the coding sequence ATGAATTTAATCAAAGTTGCGGCTGGGGTTGTTAATCAAACTCCCTTGGCTTGGGAAAGCAATAAACAAAATATTATTGGTTGTATTGAAGAAGCCAAGAATCAAGACATCAGCATACTGTGCCTTCCCGAACTATGTATTACTGGCTATGGCTGCGAAGATATGTTTTATGCCAATGGTACTTGCGAAACGGCTATTGATATGCTCGAAGATATCGTAGACCATACCGCTGGTATCATGGTAGCAGTAGGCTTGCCAATTAGAATCAACAACCGAGTATATAATGCGGCCTGCCTAATCGCCAATAAACAAATTAGGGGATTTGCCTGTAAAAAAACACTTGCCAACAATGGTATTCATTATGAAACGCGTTGGTTTCAGCCATGGCCCGAAAACGAACGCACAGAATTGGCTATCGGAGAATTTAGCTATCCTGTCGGTGATTTAGTTTTTGAAGCTGATGGTATCAAAATTGGCTTTGAAATCTGCGAAGATGCATGGATAGCCAACCGCCCAGGCCGAGCGTTATATCTTCAGGGGGTCGATATTATCCTTAATCCTACTGCTTCACATTTTGCTTTCTTCAAAACCCAAACCCGAGAACGCCTCGTACAAGATGGTTCTCGTGCTTTTGGCGTAGCCTATATTTATGCTAATTTGTTGGGCAACGAGGCTGGCCGTGCTATTTTCGATGGCGATGCTATGATTGCTCAAGCTGGCGAAATGTTGGTTTCGGGAACACGTTTTAGTTATAAAGATTTCTACCTTACTCCTGCAGTAATTGATATTGAAAAGTTACGGCTAGAACAAACCCAAAATAGACTAACATTTAGTAGCTCCAATAAAAAAGTTTCATTCCTTTTCGACTTCCCTGCTATCAAGCCTGTTCGCAATATTTATGCCCTCGAACATTGGGAAGCTAAGGGTTTTCAGAAAGAGGAAGAAATGGCTCGTGCTATTGCCCTAGCTTTGTTTGACTACCTACGCAAATCTAAATCTTCGGGCTGGGTAATTTCGCTTTCTGGAGGTGCCGACTCATCGGCTATTACAGCACTTTGTTTTTTGGCTATAGAATTGGGGGTAGCCGAACTAGGCATAGATGGTTTCAAACAGAAATTAAGTCATATCAAAAAAATTCAGGATTGTACTTCGGTTGCTGAATTATCAAAAGCCTTGATTACAAATATTTATCAAGGAACTGAAAATAGCTCGGATGATACCCGTTATTCGGCAAGCTCTTTGGCCGAATCGCTTAATACTACGTATTACGATATTAATATCAATGGACTTGTAGAAACCTATAAAGGGCTTATCCAAGAGGCTATCGGCCGTCAATTGGCTTGGGAAACCGACGACCTCGCATTACAAAATATTCAGGCAAGGGTACGTGCCCCTAGTGCTTGGCTATTGGCCAATATCAATAATGCACTCCTTTTGGCTACCTCCAACCGCTCGGAAGCAGCCGTTGGCTACGCTACCATGGATGGCGACACCGCTGGCTCAATTTCGCCTATTGCTGGTATTGATAAACACTTTTTGAGACATTGGCTCAGATGGCTCGAAAATACAGGGCTTGACGGACAATTGAAAGTAGCTGGACTTCATGCTATGAACAACCTTCAGCCAACGGCAGAACTTCGTCCTTTGGCTTCCAAACAAGTCGATGAAGAAGACTTAATGCCTTACGACCTCCTCAATGCAATTGAAACAGCTGCTTTTAGAGATAAAAAATCACCAAAAGATTGCTTAATTTTGATGGAGTTAGAGTTTGATAATATTTATAGCAAAGATAAACTGGTACAGAGTATCGAGCGTTTCTTTAGGCTTTGGAGTAGAAACCAATGGAAACGTGAAAGATATGCCCCTAGCTTTCATGTCGATGACCGCAACCTCGACCCTCGAAGCTGGTTACGCTTCCCGATATTGTCGGGTGGTTTTGAAAAAGAACTTGCCGAAATGCACGACTATGTCAACAACGTAAAAACACGTAGCCGCAGAAGACGCATTGGCTTTTAG
- a CDS encoding VOC family protein: MNQSLTLLKKNAGMLGAKSIVVTLIVFAYSTFNNRLVAQNRAVKLDHISFALGHTLEKQRATTFFQTILGATQLTTDANNTSILEFELCPGSPVIRVFKKETPEPSEVCNFSKSVDKWESCVSNYGMIWTTISTPNLKRTIKDLKAAGFPIKMSKTMLPQSPNVEVAITSPFNNQLILLVQKTEGNDEYCKIENVQLVVENLRKSLSFYEDTMGASDITFINEFTAQANIGGNTFILAEPEGLVLNESNFNKNGKSDSSLIKEHFSFLFEDLEQNVYAINGKGYFFKNTPVPQYRDNKHSHFSNGQILSPDGLIIDLGDLVVSRYSRQ; the protein is encoded by the coding sequence ATGAATCAGTCCCTTACTTTACTTAAAAAAAATGCTGGCATGCTAGGAGCAAAAAGCATTGTTGTTACTTTAATCGTATTTGCTTATTCTACGTTCAATAACCGTTTAGTTGCTCAAAACAGAGCCGTTAAGCTTGACCATATCAGTTTTGCCTTGGGGCATACCCTCGAAAAACAAAGAGCTACAACCTTTTTCCAAACAATTTTGGGTGCTACCCAATTGACTACCGACGCAAACAATACGTCAATCCTAGAGTTTGAGCTTTGTCCTGGAAGCCCTGTAATTAGAGTTTTCAAGAAAGAAACACCCGAACCATCGGAAGTATGCAACTTTAGCAAAAGCGTAGACAAATGGGAGTCATGTGTGTCTAATTATGGTATGATTTGGACTACTATTAGTACACCCAACTTGAAAAGAACGATTAAAGATTTGAAAGCGGCAGGTTTTCCTATAAAAATGAGCAAAACTATGCTCCCTCAATCACCCAATGTAGAGGTAGCGATTACATCGCCTTTCAATAACCAATTAATTTTGTTGGTTCAGAAAACCGAAGGTAACGACGAATACTGCAAGATAGAAAACGTACAATTGGTAGTAGAAAATCTTAGAAAATCTTTGTCGTTTTATGAAGATACAATGGGTGCTAGTGATATTACATTTATCAATGAATTTACAGCACAAGCCAATATTGGAGGAAATACCTTTATTTTGGCCGAACCTGAAGGCTTGGTATTGAATGAATCTAACTTCAATAAAAACGGAAAAAGCGATAGCAGCCTAATTAAAGAGCACTTTAGCTTTTTGTTTGAAGACTTAGAGCAAAATGTATATGCCATCAATGGTAAAGGCTATTTCTTTAAAAATACGCCAGTACCTCAATACCGTGACAACAAACATAGCCATTTTTCAAATGGTCAAATTTTAAGCCCAGACGGCCTAATCATCGACCTTGGTGATTTAGTGGTTAGCCGTTATTCAAGACAGTAA